In Vespula vulgaris chromosome 10, iyVesVulg1.1, whole genome shotgun sequence, the following are encoded in one genomic region:
- the LOC127066858 gene encoding pyroglutamyl-peptidase 1 encodes MIKLCNITKYLKKSFCENTLKLAFIKMHENQLNINGKKILVTGFGPFDNHIINASWEAVKELSKLWPQSELCNIQLITKQIPVSYEYVFTQISKLWQEHNPIIVIHVGVSYKASCLTIEHVAHSTGYVRPDIDGKCPNEICAVCQILKTDININKLCDSINENSKESGCKACISHDAGRYLCEYIFYQSLNIGTQKTLFVHVPDLHVYSSMQTSKGLYDIIYFLVKNLNDD; translated from the exons atgataaaactTTGTAACATCACAAAAt ATTTGAAAAAGTCATTCTGTGAAAATACCTTAAAACttgcatttataaaaatgcatgaaaatcaattgaatataaatggaaagaaaattttggtAACTGGATTTGGACCATTTGATAACCATATTATTAATGCAAGTTGGGAAGCTGTGAAAGAATTATCTAAATTGTGGCCTCAATCAGAATTATGTAACATTCAATTAATTACGAAACAAATACCTGTATCTTATGAATATGTATTCACACAAATATCCAAATTATGGCAAGAACATAATCCTATA ATTGTTATACATGTAGGTGTCTCTTACAAAGCAAGTTGCTTAACCATAGAACATGTTGCTCACAGTACAGGCTATGTGAGACCGGATATAGATGGTAAATGTCCTAATGAAATATGTGCTGTTTGTCAAATTTTAAAAACagacataaatattaataaactttgTGATAGTATCAATGAGAACTCAAAAGAAAGTGGATGCAAAGCTTGCATTTCTCATGATGCTGGAAGATATTTatgcgaatatatattttatcaatcatTGAATATCGGAACGCAAAAAACATTATTTGTTCATGTTCCTGATCTTCATGTATATTCTAGCATGCAAACTAGCAAGggtttatatgatattatatattttctggtTAAAAACTTAAATGATGATTAA
- the LOC127066841 gene encoding integrator complex subunit 14 produces MPTVIALDVSLSMRRPATVGSVGSSDNSQSEQLTRHHLAIHGINALLHYLQTNSKLEFVSLVLFSSLYEVICPFTRDYDSIRAKLQNIEECDKTCIETALHGVNNVIIAEWGNTTACQVVLITDGNPGIGPMSLGDSLNSLNITRDINPFPLPFPYPGKLSVVCIAPSQDPSLSVGLPLYQRLIDLAGYESIILVPDSPLTKHSVALCFQKLAETNYVSFQGYLKCGYLGSRILLSPPPMPYTKKTDFELIPGLMISKNIEICGFISVADVGSPNAISRHLVLPLPTEKNANMQGISLEEDSDTDENGDEGKIPSFCVLLHGALKVENMAALCLLNNEWFGFIYSWADTKKKSNLMLTVLEPGPDIVPWLGNFNNLGPVDAAQGAQVSFPVRPTEKRSYTQNAPSWIRQVGLQSDIQKILRHARKLPEKTQNFYKEVNRLRRAAASMGFVELLEGLACILERECTLLPPNLNPDCTIQLGHVAAMLRKPEFLELRYNIPPTRTKFQQEGS; encoded by the exons ATGCCAACAGTCATAGCATTAGATGTTTCTTTGTCAATGAGACGCCCTGCAACAGTTGGAAGTGTAGGAAGTAGTGATAATTCTCAAAGTGAACAATTAACGAGGCATCATTTAGCAATTCATGGAATAAATGccttattacattatttacaaaCTAATTCTAAATTAGAATTTGTTTCTTtg gTATTATTTTCATCGCTTTATGAAGTTATATGTCCATTTACTCGTGACTATGACAGTATACGTGCAAAGTTACAAAATATAGAGGAATGTGACAAGACTTGTATCGAAACAGCTTTACATGGTGTTAACAATGTGATCATAGCAGAATGGGGCAATACTACAGCATGCCAAGTAGTTTTAATAACAGATGGTAATCCTGGAATTGGACCAATGTCTTTGGGAGATTCATTAAATTCCTTAAATATAACAAGAGATATAAATCCTTTCCCATTACCTTTTCCATATCCAGGAAAATTAAGTGTCGTTTGTATTGCACCATCGCaag atcCAAGTTTGTCTGTAGGTTTACCTCTTTACCAACGTCTAATTGATCTAGCTGGATATGAAAGCATTATATTAGTACCAGATTCTCCTCTCACAAAGCATTCTGTCGCATTATGTTTTCAAAAACTAGCAGAAACAAATTATGTGTCTTTTCAAGGTTATTTAAAATGTGGCTATTTAGGGTCACGTATTCTTCTATCTCCACCTCCCATg ccatatacaaaaaaaacagATTTTGAACTGATACCCGGTTTAatgatatcaaaaaatattgaaatttgtgGATTTATATCAGTAGCAGATGTTGGTAGTCCTAATGCCATATCAAGACATTTAGTCTTACCATTGCCTACtgaaaaaaatgcaaatatgCAAGGTATATCGTTGGAAGAAGATTCAGATACTGATGAAAATGGAGATGAAGGCAAAATTCCATCTTTTTGTGTATTATTACATGGAGCTTTAAAG GTAGAAAATATGGCAGCTCTATGTTTATTGAATAATGAATGGTTTGGCTTTATTTATTCATGGGCagatacaaaaaagaagtcaAATTTAATGTTAACGGTTCTAGAACCAGGACCTGATATTGTACCATGGTTAggtaatttcaataatttaggTCCAGTTGATGCAGCTCAAGGTGCACAAGTTTCTTTTCCTGTTAGACCTACTGAAAAGAGAAGTTATACTCAAAATGCACCATCATGGATTCGACAAGTGGGATTGCAATCtgatattcaaaaaatattaagacaTGCAAGAAAATTGCCAGAAAAAAcacaaaatttttacaaa GAAGTAAACAGGTTGCGCAGAGCAGCAGCCTCCATGGGATTTGTGGAATTGTTAGAAGGTTTAGCGTGTATATTGGAACGAGAGTGTACATTGTTACCACCAAATTTAAATCCAGACTGTACAATACAATTAGGACATGTCGCTGCAATGTTACGAAAACCTGAATTTCTCGAACTCAGATATAATATTCCACCGACACGAACAAAATTTCAACAGGAAGGTTCATAA
- the LOC127066833 gene encoding uncharacterized protein LOC127066833 translates to MLNHNVRTTIRLVVNTFRIHEGNSNNLIYGKCYRPFKPMILQFLEETLKNNLHSKETLSNISKNGINNSISRTTTDDKRHNTSLVDLQKIQKKEMLNALINFMYQQPTYVLVHEINDIDIKFCNLLEVMSYCDIFKLLLFLSKTIPYKIMELNFYIKAMELLREGISYNIFNKDEIIFCLYFFGLRKENAVKDVQMTWKYLEFEELSLFEKCIVSETLFKCGIKLTQPQIENVEKLIESEAKFLINNLNLLVPLCKVVRHAGTTKNFFPSNLSKEISNCNHKYHMIPAVHILKLYSHMYFSEPKVLQRLVTDIIDNISSINKTFKDKSDLYKKQIYKSKYIDGFLWSICILNYKLTDVQFLEVKNYVGNIQSVMFDEPKELLRILLSLWILGYQAEFMIQECIKRDIFLQAYNNKFWKIRTSLYLLLHTIQIESPNIKLPTDLFTDVYVALKIQKSLKTICTIVSGFSKQMKLQNVIINSPAKGIYIAGVSFDHSTLGSFHIDLLNDTTCLRYSKIPHGLMNLKLRLIKQLGYQSILIDEDDLKDTISTFKYIEKCLDEILYSN, encoded by the exons atgttgaaTCACAACGTACGTACAACTATTAGATTAGTTGTAAACACTTTTCGAATTCATGAAGGAAATAGTAATAATCTGATTTATGGGAAATGTTATAGACCATTCAAACCAATGATTTTGCAATTTTTAGAAGAAacattaaagaataatttgcATTCTAAAGAaactttatcaaatatatccaaaaatgggataaataatagtatatcTAGGACTACTACAGATGACAAAAGACATAATACATCCTTAGtagatttacaaaaaattcagaaaaaagagatgttAAAtgcattaataaattttatgtatcAACAGCCTACATATGTATTGGTCcatgaaataaatgatattgatataaaattttgtaaccTTTTAGAGGTTATGTCATACtgcgatatttttaaattattattatttttaagtaaaactataccttataaaattatggaattgaatttctatattaaagCTATGGAATTATTACGTGAAggaatatcatataatatttttaataaagatgaaATCATATTCTGTCTCTACTTCTTTGgtttaagaaaagagaatgcaGTAAAAGATGTACAAATGACTTGGAAATATCTGGAATTTGAAGAGTTATCGTTATTTGAAAAATGCATTGTATcagaaacattatttaaatgcGGAATTAAATTAACACAACcacaaatagaaaatgttgAGAAGTTAATAGAAAGTGAAGctaaatttttgattaataatttaaatctaCTTGTACCTTTATGCAAAGTGGTACGACATGCTGGTactacaaaaaatttttttccaagtAATTTAAgcaaagaaataagtaattgTAATCATAAATATCACATGATACCAGCAGtgcatattttaaaattatattcacaTATGTACTTTTCGGAACCTAAAGTATTACAACGGCTAGTCActgatataatagataatatatcatCGATAAACAAAACATTTAAAGATAAATCAGATCTCtataagaaacaaatatataaatctaaatacATAGATGGATTTTTATGGAGcatttgtatattaaattacaaattaacaGATGTACAATTCCTGGaagttaaaaattatgttGGTAACATACAATCTGTTATGTTTGATGAACCAAAGgaattattacgtatattgTTGTCATTATGGATTCTTGGATATCAAGCAGAATTT atgATACAGGAATGtattaaaagagatattttcCTGCAAgcatataataacaaattttggaaaataagaactagtttatatttattacttcatACTATTCAAATTGAATCTCCAAATATTAAATTGCCTACTGATTTGTTTACTGACGTATATGTAGCTTTGAAGAtacaaaaatctttaaaaactATCTGTACAATTGTAAGTGGATTTTCCAAACAAATGAAACTTCAAAATGTTATTATCAATTCTCCTGCAAAAGGAATTTATATTGCAGGTGTTAGTTTTGATCATTCAACTTTAGG ATCTTTTCATATCGATTTGTTAAATGACACCACGTGCTTACGATATTCGAAAATTCCACATGGTCTTATGAATTTAAAACTTAGATTGATCAAACAGCTTGGTTATCAATCTATATTA aTCGATGAAGATGATCTTAAGGATACAATTTCTAcctttaaatatattgaaaaatgcTTGGATGAAATACTATATTCtaactaa
- the LOC127066857 gene encoding TM2 domain-containing protein almondex isoform X1: protein MKVIRVNSKNVILIFFALLSHIIREVHMCYGNDRIISYALKESNANSTPAYSSKKEEMSGLCPAGILCSELRVECLKCNLNTNCVYGAIYVANCTVLENVDCIGEQNFQKEYICRYCYQTEPWEHQCHLKNSCSSVASPQQYYRTNCTVNGYILCLGKRKFMKNLRCNWTVGYRWSTALILSITLGGFGADRFYLGHWQEGIGKLFSFGGLGVWTLIDVILISMRYLGPADGSLYI from the exons atgaaaGTAATTCGTGTTAATTCAAAAAacgttattttaattttttttgcaCTTTTATCACATATTATTAGGGAAGTACATATGTGTTATGGTAATG ATCGTATAATAAGTTATGCGTTAAAAGAATCTAATGCAAATTCTACGCCTGCTTATAGTAGTAAAAAG GAAGAAATGTCAGGCTTGTGTCCAGCTGGAATACTGTGTTCCGAGTTAAGAGTAGAAtgtttaaaatgtaatttaaatacCAATTGTGTGTATGGAGCAATTTATGTTGCAAATTGTACTGTACTAGAAAACGTTGATTGTATA GGTGAACAGAACTTTCAAAAAGAATACATATGTCGTTATTGTTATCAAACTGAACCTTGGGAACATCAATGTCATCTAAAAAATTCCTGCAGTTCTGTAGCATCGCCTCAACAATATTACAG aacaAATTGTACAGTCAATGGTTATATATTGTGTTtgggaaaaaggaaatttatgaaaaatttacgaTGCAACTGGACAGTAGGATACAGATGGTCTACTGCCTTGATACTGAGCATTACTTTAGGAGGTTTTGGTGCAGATAG ATTCTATTTGGGACATTGGCAAGAAGGTATTGGCAAATTATTTAGTTTTGGAGGACTTGGTGTATGGACTTTGATTGATGTAATATTGATTTCTATGAGATATTTAGGACCAGCAGATGGATCTctctatatttaa
- the LOC127066857 gene encoding TM2 domain-containing protein almondex isoform X2, producing MKVIRVNSKNVILIFFALLSHIIREVHMCYDRIISYALKESNANSTPAYSSKKEEMSGLCPAGILCSELRVECLKCNLNTNCVYGAIYVANCTVLENVDCIGEQNFQKEYICRYCYQTEPWEHQCHLKNSCSSVASPQQYYRTNCTVNGYILCLGKRKFMKNLRCNWTVGYRWSTALILSITLGGFGADRFYLGHWQEGIGKLFSFGGLGVWTLIDVILISMRYLGPADGSLYI from the exons atgaaaGTAATTCGTGTTAATTCAAAAAacgttattttaattttttttgcaCTTTTATCACATATTATTAGGGAAGTACATATGTGTTATG ATCGTATAATAAGTTATGCGTTAAAAGAATCTAATGCAAATTCTACGCCTGCTTATAGTAGTAAAAAG GAAGAAATGTCAGGCTTGTGTCCAGCTGGAATACTGTGTTCCGAGTTAAGAGTAGAAtgtttaaaatgtaatttaaatacCAATTGTGTGTATGGAGCAATTTATGTTGCAAATTGTACTGTACTAGAAAACGTTGATTGTATA GGTGAACAGAACTTTCAAAAAGAATACATATGTCGTTATTGTTATCAAACTGAACCTTGGGAACATCAATGTCATCTAAAAAATTCCTGCAGTTCTGTAGCATCGCCTCAACAATATTACAG aacaAATTGTACAGTCAATGGTTATATATTGTGTTtgggaaaaaggaaatttatgaaaaatttacgaTGCAACTGGACAGTAGGATACAGATGGTCTACTGCCTTGATACTGAGCATTACTTTAGGAGGTTTTGGTGCAGATAG ATTCTATTTGGGACATTGGCAAGAAGGTATTGGCAAATTATTTAGTTTTGGAGGACTTGGTGTATGGACTTTGATTGATGTAATATTGATTTCTATGAGATATTTAGGACCAGCAGATGGATCTctctatatttaa